A single region of the Arthrobacter sp. zg-Y20 genome encodes:
- the rfbD gene encoding dTDP-4-dehydrorhamnose reductase codes for MTGASGPKPLSVTETPIPGLLVCELPVMSDNRGWFKENWQREKMVALGLPDFNPVQNNVSFNTKKGATRGIHAEPWDKYVSVASGRIFGAWVDLREGSTFGRTFFTELDPSRAVYVPRGVGNAFQTLEDSTAYTYLVNDHWSAEAQSQYVFLNLADETAGIPWPLDLAGAEISAKDRVHPRLADVPPMPPRRTLVLGANGQLGKALRNALARRTDVEFAGRGELDLSDPSALAQVDWKNYSTVINAAAYTAVDDAEGSGRADAWQVNGAAVAELARLAQEHHLTLVHVSTDYVFDGARAGHPEDEPFAPLGVYGQTKAAGDLAVATVPRHYILRTSWVIGEGHNFVRTMAALAERGVSPSVVDDQIGRLTFAEDLAGAIVHLLDAGAPYGTYNVSNEGPSMSWADVAREVFVLLGKPGDRVTGVSTAEYFAGRSAAPRPLNSVLDLDKLRATGFTPPPAQERLAAYVAGLADRERAE; via the coding sequence GTGACCGGCGCGTCCGGCCCAAAGCCGCTGTCCGTCACGGAGACACCCATTCCCGGCCTCCTGGTATGTGAACTGCCGGTAATGAGCGATAACCGCGGTTGGTTCAAGGAGAACTGGCAGCGCGAAAAGATGGTTGCGCTTGGCCTGCCGGACTTCAACCCGGTCCAGAACAACGTCTCCTTCAATACCAAGAAGGGTGCCACACGGGGTATCCACGCCGAGCCCTGGGACAAGTACGTCTCCGTGGCCTCGGGACGGATTTTTGGGGCCTGGGTGGATCTGCGCGAGGGAAGTACGTTCGGCCGCACGTTCTTCACCGAACTGGACCCGTCCCGCGCCGTTTATGTTCCGCGCGGCGTGGGTAATGCCTTCCAGACCCTGGAAGACTCCACCGCGTACACCTACCTGGTCAATGACCACTGGTCAGCGGAAGCCCAGTCACAGTATGTGTTCCTGAACCTGGCCGACGAGACGGCCGGGATCCCGTGGCCGCTGGACCTGGCCGGCGCCGAAATCTCCGCCAAGGACCGGGTCCATCCCCGGCTTGCGGATGTTCCGCCCATGCCGCCGCGCCGGACCCTTGTGCTCGGCGCCAACGGCCAGCTGGGGAAGGCGCTGCGGAACGCCCTGGCCCGCCGCACCGACGTGGAATTCGCGGGGCGGGGCGAGCTGGACCTCAGTGATCCTTCGGCCCTGGCGCAGGTGGACTGGAAGAACTACTCCACCGTCATCAACGCTGCGGCCTATACGGCGGTTGACGACGCCGAGGGCAGCGGCCGCGCGGACGCCTGGCAGGTCAACGGTGCGGCAGTGGCTGAACTGGCCCGGCTGGCGCAGGAGCACCACCTTACACTCGTGCATGTTTCGACCGATTATGTCTTTGACGGAGCCCGGGCGGGCCACCCGGAGGATGAACCGTTCGCGCCGCTGGGTGTTTACGGCCAAACAAAGGCGGCCGGCGACCTCGCCGTCGCCACCGTTCCCCGGCACTATATCCTGCGTACCAGCTGGGTTATCGGTGAAGGGCACAACTTCGTGCGGACCATGGCGGCTTTGGCGGAGCGCGGTGTTTCCCCCAGCGTTGTTGATGACCAGATCGGCAGGCTGACCTTCGCCGAGGACCTCGCCGGCGCCATCGTGCACCTCCTGGACGCGGGCGCCCCCTACGGCACGTATAACGTCAGCAATGAAGGCCCGTCCATGTCCTGGGCGGATGTGGCCCGGGAAGTCTTTGTCCTCCTGGGTAAGCCCGGTGACAGGGTTACGGGCGTAAGCACAGCAGAATACTTTGCCGGCCGCAGCGCGGCTCCGCGGCCCTTGAACAGCGTGTTGGACCTGGACAAGCTGCGTGCCACGGGCTTCACGCCCCCGCCGGCGCAGGAACGGCTTGCAGCGTACGTCGCCGGGCTCGCGGACCGGGAGCGTGCCGAATGA
- the rfbB gene encoding dTDP-glucose 4,6-dehydratase: MRNILVTGGAGFIGSNFVHHLVRHTDYVVTVLDKLTYAANPRSLESLPQDRVRLVVGDICDAAAVDPLVEAADVVVHFAAESHNDNSLHDPRPFLDTNIIGTYTLIESARRHGTRFHHISTDEVYGDLELDDPERFTEDTPYNPSSPYSSTKAGSDLLVKAWMRSFGLQATISNCSNNYGPYQHVEKFIPRQITNVLDGVRPKLYGSGANVRDWIHADDHSSAVLRIIEQGRIGETYLIGADGEMSNRDVVALILKALDQPQDAFDLVADRPGHDLRYAIDSSKLRSELGWTPAYGRFEDGLEATVDWYRRNEQWWRPQKQATEAKYQEQGQ, from the coding sequence ATGCGAAACATTCTTGTGACCGGCGGAGCCGGATTCATTGGTTCCAACTTCGTCCACCATCTGGTTCGGCATACCGACTACGTGGTGACGGTCCTGGATAAGCTGACCTACGCTGCCAATCCCCGCTCCCTGGAATCGCTGCCGCAGGACCGCGTCCGGCTGGTGGTCGGTGATATCTGCGACGCCGCCGCCGTCGACCCCCTGGTGGAAGCCGCCGACGTCGTCGTCCACTTCGCCGCTGAATCGCACAACGACAATTCGCTCCATGATCCGCGTCCGTTCCTGGATACCAATATCATCGGCACCTACACGCTGATCGAATCCGCCCGGCGCCACGGCACCAGGTTCCACCACATATCAACCGATGAAGTGTACGGGGACCTGGAGCTGGATGACCCGGAGCGCTTCACCGAGGACACGCCGTACAACCCCTCGAGCCCCTATTCCTCCACAAAGGCCGGTTCCGACCTGCTCGTCAAGGCGTGGATGCGCTCCTTCGGACTGCAGGCGACCATCAGCAACTGTTCCAACAACTACGGCCCCTACCAGCACGTGGAGAAGTTCATTCCGCGGCAGATCACCAACGTCCTCGACGGCGTCCGACCGAAGCTCTACGGCTCCGGCGCCAACGTCCGGGACTGGATCCACGCAGACGACCATTCCTCCGCCGTCCTGCGGATCATTGAGCAGGGCCGGATCGGAGAAACGTACTTGATCGGCGCCGACGGGGAGATGTCCAACCGCGACGTCGTGGCCCTGATCCTCAAGGCGCTGGACCAGCCCCAGGACGCCTTCGACCTGGTGGCGGACCGCCCCGGCCACGACCTTCGCTACGCGATCGACTCGTCGAAGCTCCGGTCCGAACTGGGCTGGACTCCCGCCTACGGGCGTTTCGAGGACGGACTGGAAGCAACCGTGGACTGGTACCGGCGCAATGAGCAGTGGTGGCGCCCGCAGAAACAGGCCACCGAAGCGAAGTACCAGGAGCAGGGACAGTGA
- the rfbA gene encoding glucose-1-phosphate thymidylyltransferase RfbA — protein sequence MRGIILAGGTGSRLHPITMGVSKQLVPVYDKPMIYYPLSTLMLAGIRDILIVTTPADSEQFQRLLGDGSRFGVSLSYVEQKSPDGLAQAFILGADHIGNGPVGLVLGDNIFYGPGMGTQLRRFTSPDGAVIFGYQVADPTAYGVVEFADDGKVLSLEEKPSDPKSSYAVPGLYFYDNDVIEIARNLRPSPRGELEITDVNSTYLAEGRLKVDILPRGTAWLDTGTFDSLSEATDFIKTVQKRQGLSIGCPEEIAWRLGYLSDEELLRLAAPLVKSGYGAYLQKLVDSEQGRRR from the coding sequence ATGCGTGGAATAATTCTCGCCGGCGGCACAGGATCCCGGCTTCATCCAATCACCATGGGCGTCAGCAAACAGCTGGTTCCGGTCTACGACAAGCCGATGATCTACTACCCGTTGTCGACCCTGATGCTGGCCGGCATCCGCGACATCCTGATCGTCACGACTCCTGCGGATTCCGAGCAGTTCCAGCGGCTGCTGGGCGACGGTTCCCGCTTCGGCGTTTCCCTGTCCTATGTGGAGCAGAAGTCGCCCGACGGCCTCGCCCAGGCATTCATCCTCGGTGCGGATCACATCGGCAACGGCCCCGTGGGCCTGGTACTGGGTGACAACATTTTCTACGGTCCGGGCATGGGTACGCAGCTGCGCCGGTTCACTTCCCCGGACGGCGCCGTGATCTTCGGCTACCAGGTGGCCGATCCCACTGCCTACGGTGTGGTGGAGTTCGCGGACGACGGCAAGGTCCTCTCCCTTGAGGAAAAGCCGTCCGACCCCAAGAGCAGCTATGCGGTCCCGGGACTGTATTTCTATGACAACGACGTCATTGAAATTGCCCGCAACCTCCGCCCCTCCCCCCGGGGAGAACTGGAGATCACCGACGTCAACTCCACGTATCTCGCGGAAGGACGCCTCAAGGTCGATATCCTGCCCCGCGGCACGGCCTGGCTGGACACGGGCACGTTCGATTCCCTGAGCGAAGCCACCGACTTCATCAAGACCGTGCAGAAGCGCCAGGGACTGTCCATCGGCTGCCCGGAAGAGATCGCCTGGCGGCTGGGTTACCTCAGCGATGAGGAACTGCTGCGGCTGGCCGCGCCCCTGGTGAAGAGCGGGTACGGCGCGTACCTGCAGAAGCTGGTGGATTCCGAGCAGGGCCGCCGTCGGTGA
- a CDS encoding DUF6541 family protein — MNWVYVLPYFFSGFAFLFVPGVAVGLALGLRGVPLIGLAAPLSISVISCTAVASGILGLPWGWPLVAAATAAAAVVVFLVRLLADRFAARSRPTGRRAAAVDVQAGFPWQGTAPALAGIAAGALIIAWRFIHMIHRPDYISQTFDGVFHLNATEYILETGTASSLTIGRMVNEGADISFYPAAWHDYISLLASTGSISVPEAISVGNILIAGLAWTTGCVFLVSRILGTRPMPLLLTGVLSAAFAAFPYLMIDFGVLYPNLLAIALMPACLGLAVSAAGASVRKDLGRWTALAALVLALPGMLLAHPSTLISFIALTLPLAALAAARLWQGLQGRGWLRVLPLAGTALYGVLTVVLWSRIRPDPTAATWYPVESAAQAAGEAFLSAPLGRPVPLMVAVLTFAGVVYCARNFQRLWWLLASFAVSCMLFVIVAGFPWGDLRTAFAGVWYNDPYRLAALLPVLGLPVAAVGAWSVVEALRGAFAGRFGTRHAAAVPGTSDGAEAIESVKTPRGRYVLPTVAVVLLVVLALTTQGKSIDTAQASGAANFALTGDSPLLSADESELLERVPEEVPEDAVVVGSPWTGASLVYALSGRRTLMPHIFYTLSPEGQTVVDRLDEMLTDPAVCQAVEDLNAYYVLDFGPKEVHGGDHPYAGLDDVGAASGFELVDQEGSAKLYRVSGCG; from the coding sequence GTGAACTGGGTATACGTTCTCCCCTATTTCTTCTCCGGCTTCGCCTTCCTGTTCGTACCGGGGGTTGCGGTGGGTCTGGCCCTGGGGCTCCGGGGCGTCCCGCTCATCGGGCTCGCAGCGCCGCTGTCCATCTCGGTCATCTCCTGCACGGCCGTGGCCAGCGGAATCCTCGGACTGCCGTGGGGCTGGCCCCTCGTCGCGGCCGCCACCGCGGCTGCCGCCGTCGTTGTGTTCCTTGTCCGCCTCCTGGCTGACCGGTTCGCCGCCCGCAGCCGCCCGACCGGCCGCAGGGCCGCCGCCGTCGACGTTCAGGCGGGGTTCCCGTGGCAGGGTACGGCACCTGCCCTGGCTGGCATTGCCGCCGGTGCGCTGATCATCGCGTGGCGCTTCATCCACATGATTCACCGTCCGGACTACATCTCCCAGACATTCGACGGAGTCTTCCACCTCAACGCCACCGAGTACATCCTGGAGACCGGTACGGCGTCGTCGCTGACCATCGGGCGGATGGTCAATGAAGGCGCGGACATCTCCTTCTACCCGGCCGCCTGGCACGACTACATCTCCCTGCTGGCATCCACCGGCAGCATTTCCGTTCCCGAAGCCATCAGTGTCGGGAACATACTGATCGCAGGCCTGGCCTGGACCACCGGATGCGTTTTCCTGGTCAGCCGCATTCTCGGCACCCGGCCCATGCCGCTGCTGCTGACGGGTGTCCTGTCCGCAGCCTTTGCCGCTTTCCCCTACCTGATGATCGATTTCGGTGTCCTGTACCCGAACCTGCTGGCGATTGCCCTCATGCCCGCCTGCCTGGGCCTGGCCGTGTCGGCCGCAGGTGCCTCCGTCCGCAAGGACCTTGGCCGGTGGACAGCCCTGGCTGCACTTGTGCTGGCCCTCCCCGGCATGCTCCTGGCGCATCCCAGCACGCTGATTTCATTTATTGCCCTGACCCTTCCCTTGGCTGCACTGGCCGCCGCCCGGTTGTGGCAAGGCCTGCAGGGCAGGGGTTGGCTGCGGGTCCTGCCCCTCGCCGGGACCGCCCTCTACGGTGTGCTGACCGTGGTGCTGTGGAGCAGGATCCGTCCTGATCCCACGGCGGCAACATGGTATCCGGTCGAATCGGCGGCGCAGGCGGCCGGTGAAGCCTTCCTGAGCGCTCCGCTGGGCCGACCGGTGCCGCTTATGGTGGCTGTCCTGACCTTTGCCGGCGTCGTGTACTGCGCACGCAACTTCCAGCGGCTCTGGTGGCTGCTGGCCTCCTTCGCGGTCAGCTGCATGCTGTTCGTTATTGTGGCCGGCTTCCCCTGGGGGGATCTCCGCACAGCCTTTGCCGGCGTGTGGTACAACGACCCGTACCGTCTGGCGGCCCTGCTGCCCGTCCTGGGCCTCCCCGTGGCCGCCGTCGGCGCCTGGTCGGTGGTTGAGGCTCTCCGCGGCGCATTCGCCGGCCGTTTTGGGACCAGGCATGCGGCTGCAGTTCCGGGGACGTCGGACGGCGCCGAGGCAATCGAGTCCGTCAAGACACCACGCGGCCGCTACGTTTTGCCGACCGTTGCGGTTGTCCTGCTGGTGGTTCTGGCCTTGACCACCCAGGGGAAGAGCATCGACACGGCGCAGGCGTCCGGCGCAGCGAACTTTGCCCTGACGGGCGATTCGCCGCTGCTTTCCGCTGATGAGTCCGAGCTGCTGGAACGGGTTCCGGAGGAAGTCCCGGAGGACGCCGTCGTCGTCGGCAGCCCCTGGACCGGCGCCTCGCTGGTTTATGCCCTGTCCGGGCGCCGGACACTGATGCCGCACATCTTCTATACGCTCTCCCCCGAGGGCCAGACCGTGGTCGACCGCCTGGACGAGATGCTCACGGATCCCGCCGTCTGCCAGGCCGTCGAGGACCTGAACGCCTACTACGTTCTCGACTTCGGACCAAAAGAGGTTCACGGCGGCGACCACCCTTACGCCGGGCTGGATGATGTCGGCGCCGCGAGCGGGTTCGAGCTCGTGGACCAGGAAGGCAGTGCCAAGCTGTACCGCGTAAGCGGCTGCGGGTAG
- a CDS encoding ABC transporter ATP-binding protein, with the protein MANAIEIRNVNKQFVLRHTRSMKEAFVWLIKGRKGDLSEKFHALKDVSLEVEQGETVALLGLNGSGKSTLLKHISGVMHPDSGTVGTRGRVAGLIEVGAGFHHDLSGRDNVYLNGAILGMTEQEIDEKFDSIVAFSEIGQFIDTEVKFYSSGMYLRLAFSVAVHTDPEVFLVDEILAVGDEPFQKKCIDKIKELAGEGKTLVVVSHDLDLVSRICKRGVLLEHGRVIMDGPVDDVVARMRA; encoded by the coding sequence ATGGCTAATGCCATCGAAATCCGCAACGTCAACAAGCAGTTTGTGCTGCGGCATACCCGTTCCATGAAGGAAGCCTTTGTATGGCTGATCAAGGGCCGGAAAGGCGATCTGTCGGAGAAATTCCATGCGCTCAAGGATGTTTCCCTTGAAGTTGAGCAGGGCGAGACCGTTGCTTTGCTGGGGCTGAACGGGTCCGGCAAGTCAACCCTGCTCAAGCACATCTCGGGCGTTATGCACCCGGACAGCGGGACTGTGGGGACGCGTGGACGCGTAGCGGGGCTGATCGAAGTGGGCGCCGGTTTCCACCATGACCTGAGCGGACGCGACAACGTCTACCTGAACGGTGCCATCCTGGGTATGACCGAGCAGGAGATCGACGAGAAGTTCGACTCCATCGTCGCGTTCTCCGAGATCGGCCAGTTCATCGACACCGAGGTGAAGTTCTATTCCTCCGGTATGTACCTTCGCCTGGCGTTCTCCGTGGCGGTCCACACCGACCCTGAGGTCTTCCTCGTGGACGAAATTCTGGCCGTGGGCGACGAGCCTTTCCAGAAGAAGTGCATCGACAAGATCAAGGAACTGGCGGGGGAGGGGAAGACCCTCGTTGTGGTCAGCCACGACCTGGACCTGGTTTCCCGGATCTGCAAGCGGGGTGTCCTGCTGGAGCACGGCAGGGTCATTATGGACGGGCCTGTGGACGACGTCGTCGCCCGCATGCGCGCCTGA
- a CDS encoding ABC transporter permease: protein MSDSGAGSSSTAMTRPGMGRGLLDVVRSRFLLKLLVAKELQVRYRGSVLGILWSYVKPGVQFVVFYIALGVFLGLEQSPGNPRGLPNYAIYLFSGIVLINFFTEALGNASRSIVGNGGLIKKIYLPRQLFPVASVWVSAVHFVPQIVILIVACFFNGWRPSLLQLASAVVGFVIVALLATGLGLLFGAVNVYFRDAENLVDMLLMIATWASPVLYSWMMVRDKLGDVAFTIYQFNPLTVAVESFHFAFWLPTTDGAEPIPPHLLSQWLPIGLAVSLLVLIIGQFVFRRLEGRFAQEL, encoded by the coding sequence ATGAGTGACTCTGGGGCCGGGTCATCGTCGACGGCGATGACCCGGCCGGGGATGGGCCGAGGCCTTCTTGACGTAGTCCGGTCGCGATTCCTGCTCAAGCTCCTGGTGGCAAAAGAGCTGCAGGTCCGGTACCGGGGATCAGTCCTCGGCATCTTGTGGTCCTACGTCAAGCCCGGAGTGCAGTTTGTCGTCTTCTACATCGCGCTTGGGGTGTTCCTGGGTCTTGAACAGAGCCCTGGCAACCCCAGGGGGCTGCCCAATTATGCCATTTACCTGTTTTCCGGCATTGTGCTGATCAACTTCTTTACCGAGGCGCTGGGAAATGCATCCCGTTCCATTGTCGGTAACGGAGGCCTGATCAAGAAGATCTATCTTCCCCGGCAATTGTTCCCGGTGGCTTCCGTCTGGGTCTCAGCCGTGCATTTCGTGCCGCAGATTGTGATCCTCATAGTCGCCTGCTTCTTCAACGGCTGGCGGCCGTCCCTGCTGCAGCTGGCTTCGGCCGTGGTTGGGTTCGTCATCGTCGCTCTCCTCGCGACAGGGCTGGGCCTTCTGTTCGGTGCGGTCAACGTGTACTTCCGGGACGCGGAAAACCTCGTGGACATGCTGCTGATGATCGCGACCTGGGCTTCTCCGGTTCTGTATTCCTGGATGATGGTTCGGGACAAGCTCGGGGATGTCGCCTTCACGATCTATCAGTTCAATCCGCTGACCGTCGCCGTGGAATCCTTCCACTTTGCTTTCTGGCTTCCCACCACCGATGGAGCAGAGCCGATACCGCCGCATCTGTTGTCCCAATGGCTGCCGATCGGGCTGGCAGTATCGTTGCTGGTGCTGATAATCGGCCAGTTCGTCTTCCGCCGCCTTGAAGGCCGTTTCGCCCAGGAGCTCTAA
- a CDS encoding glycosyltransferase produces MSTATQTKTEVAETAADTQWQTVHRIVLPVDGDMDTLPLYVDFNSAQRVVEESSRNSRSGAAVSAVTGNASSRSDFITGRREVRLSEHSRVSFGTYFNAFPASYWRAHTDVEQVRLTVETDAEATVVVYRSSARGTSNRVESLTTETGGVLSIDLPLKQFGDGGWYWFDLVSHASSVNLLNAQWSVPKPEGFVPGSVSIAVTTFNRPDFCVRHLSTFAESEELLAVMDRLIITDQGTKKVRDEEGYEEAAAVLGDKFRLVEQGNLGGSGGFARGMYETINDGTSTYCLLLDDDVMVETEGVLRAVQFADFTRTPTIVGGHMFNLYERSVLHTFGESINEWRFYWGPNQETKEGHDFSASNLRTTPWMHRRADVDFNGWWMCLIPTQIIRDIGLPLPVFIKWDDAEFGIRAKACGYKTVSLPGAAVWHMPWTEKDDTIDWQAYFHQRNRWVAAMIYSPYKKGGNLMKESFAVDVRHLLSMQYSAVELRLEALEDVLKGPGHLHDTIKTKLPEIRKRRSEFSDAQVSTDVGAFPSTQRVRPPKRGIMPSAPRSMPAAFTKAVTGAARQIMPVRDKALEHPEAVVPAMDARWWRLSQLDSALVSSADGTGASWYKRDNEKFRAMIARSLKLHKELLQKWDRLSVEYRNELPEYTSPAAWSETFAAMAVDPGTDKNA; encoded by the coding sequence GTGAGCACAGCAACGCAGACCAAAACTGAGGTGGCCGAGACGGCTGCCGACACCCAGTGGCAAACGGTCCACCGGATCGTCCTGCCGGTTGACGGCGACATGGACACCCTGCCGCTCTACGTGGACTTCAACTCCGCCCAGCGCGTCGTAGAAGAAAGCTCACGCAACTCACGCAGCGGCGCGGCTGTAAGCGCCGTCACCGGCAACGCATCCAGCCGGTCCGACTTCATCACGGGCCGCCGCGAGGTCCGGCTTTCGGAGCACAGCCGCGTATCCTTCGGGACCTACTTCAACGCATTTCCGGCGAGCTATTGGCGTGCGCACACCGATGTCGAGCAGGTCCGGCTGACGGTGGAGACCGATGCCGAAGCAACGGTCGTTGTGTACCGTTCCTCGGCGCGGGGCACGTCCAACCGCGTGGAGAGCCTCACCACGGAAACCGGCGGCGTCCTGTCCATCGATTTGCCGCTCAAGCAGTTCGGCGACGGCGGCTGGTACTGGTTTGACCTGGTCTCGCACGCTTCCAGCGTCAATCTCCTGAACGCCCAGTGGTCGGTACCGAAGCCGGAAGGCTTTGTACCGGGATCTGTTTCGATTGCCGTCACAACGTTCAACAGGCCGGACTTCTGTGTCCGCCACCTCAGCACCTTCGCCGAGTCCGAAGAGCTCCTGGCGGTCATGGACCGCTTGATCATCACGGACCAGGGCACCAAGAAGGTCCGCGATGAGGAAGGCTATGAGGAAGCCGCGGCAGTACTGGGAGACAAATTCCGGTTGGTGGAGCAGGGCAACCTGGGCGGTTCCGGCGGATTTGCGCGCGGCATGTACGAAACCATCAACGACGGCACGAGCACCTACTGCCTGTTGCTGGACGACGACGTGATGGTCGAGACGGAGGGCGTCCTGAGGGCCGTCCAGTTCGCCGACTTCACCCGCACCCCGACCATCGTCGGCGGGCACATGTTCAACCTCTACGAGCGCTCGGTGCTGCATACCTTCGGCGAGAGCATCAACGAGTGGCGCTTCTACTGGGGTCCGAACCAGGAGACCAAGGAAGGCCACGACTTCAGCGCAAGCAACCTCCGCACCACGCCGTGGATGCACCGCCGCGCGGATGTTGACTTCAACGGATGGTGGATGTGCCTGATTCCCACCCAGATCATCCGGGACATCGGCCTTCCCCTTCCCGTTTTCATCAAGTGGGACGACGCAGAGTTCGGCATCCGTGCCAAGGCATGCGGTTACAAGACGGTCTCCCTCCCGGGCGCCGCTGTGTGGCACATGCCCTGGACGGAGAAGGACGACACCATCGACTGGCAGGCGTACTTCCACCAGCGCAACCGGTGGGTCGCGGCAATGATCTACTCGCCGTACAAAAAGGGCGGAAACCTCATGAAGGAGAGCTTCGCCGTCGACGTGCGGCATCTGCTTTCCATGCAGTACTCAGCGGTGGAGCTCCGGCTTGAAGCGCTGGAGGATGTGCTGAAGGGTCCCGGACACCTGCACGACACCATTAAGACCAAGCTGCCGGAGATCCGGAAGCGCCGAAGCGAATTCTCCGACGCGCAGGTCTCCACCGACGTGGGAGCATTCCCGTCCACGCAGCGGGTTCGGCCCCCCAAGCGGGGCATCATGCCTTCGGCACCGCGCAGCATGCCGGCAGCCTTCACCAAGGCGGTAACCGGTGCGGCGCGGCAGATCATGCCCGTGCGGGACAAGGCCCTGGAACATCCGGAAGCAGTTGTGCCGGCAATGGATGCCCGGTGGTGGAGGCTGTCGCAGCTGGACTCTGCCCTGGTGTCTTCAGCCGACGGAACCGGAGCATCCTGGTACAAGCGGGACAATGAGAAGTTCCGGGCAATGATTGCCCGCAGCCTGAAGCTGCACAAGGAGCTTCTGCAGAAGTGGGACCGGTTGTCCGTTGAATACCGCAACGAGCTGCCCGAATACACTTCCCCGGCGGCATGGAGCGAGACATTCGCTGCCATGGCTGTGGACCCGGGAACGGACAAGAATGCTTAG
- the glf gene encoding UDP-galactopyranose mutase, which yields MNVDLVVVGSGFFGLTVAERAAKELGLKVAVLDRRHHIGGNAYSENEAQTGIEVHRYGAHLFHTSNERVWEYVNRFTGFTNYVHKVYTSHKGEVYSMPINLGTINQFFRSSMGPVEARALIQEQAGELAGTDPANLNDKGISLIGRPLYEAFIKYYTGKQWQTDPKDLPAEIISRLPVRYNYDNRYFNDKYEGLPVDGYTAWIERMADHPNIQVHLETDFFGDHEFSRDATRGQVPVVYTGAVDRYFDYAEGDLSWRTIDLEQEVLPIEDFQGTSVMNYPDEDVPYTRIHEFRHFHPERDYTKDATVIMREFSRFAEKGDEPYYPVNTAEDRKKLLAYRDLAKGETDVLFGGRLGTYKYLDMHMAIGSALSMYDNKIKPHFTGGAKLESGGVDA from the coding sequence GTGAACGTTGACCTCGTCGTCGTAGGGTCGGGCTTTTTCGGCCTGACCGTAGCCGAGCGTGCCGCTAAGGAACTGGGACTGAAAGTCGCTGTCCTGGACCGGCGCCACCACATTGGCGGCAACGCCTATAGCGAGAACGAAGCGCAGACAGGGATTGAAGTGCACCGTTACGGTGCGCACCTGTTCCATACCTCCAACGAGCGGGTCTGGGAATACGTCAACCGCTTCACCGGCTTCACTAACTACGTGCACAAGGTCTACACCAGCCATAAGGGCGAGGTGTACTCCATGCCCATCAACCTGGGCACGATCAACCAGTTCTTCCGGTCCTCCATGGGCCCGGTCGAGGCCCGGGCACTGATTCAGGAGCAGGCCGGGGAACTTGCCGGAACCGACCCGGCCAACCTCAACGACAAGGGCATCTCGTTGATCGGCCGCCCGCTGTACGAGGCCTTCATCAAGTACTACACCGGCAAGCAGTGGCAGACGGACCCCAAGGACCTGCCGGCGGAAATCATCAGCCGGCTGCCCGTGCGCTACAACTACGACAACCGGTACTTCAACGACAAGTACGAGGGCCTGCCGGTAGACGGCTACACCGCATGGATTGAACGGATGGCCGATCATCCCAACATTCAGGTGCACCTGGAGACGGACTTCTTCGGTGACCACGAGTTCTCCCGCGACGCTACGCGCGGCCAGGTGCCGGTCGTCTACACCGGCGCCGTCGACCGCTACTTCGACTACGCCGAAGGTGACCTGTCCTGGCGCACCATCGATCTGGAGCAGGAAGTCCTTCCGATTGAGGACTTCCAGGGAACCTCGGTCATGAACTACCCCGACGAGGACGTTCCCTACACCCGGATCCATGAGTTCCGGCACTTCCACCCCGAGCGCGACTACACCAAGGACGCCACCGTAATCATGCGGGAGTTCTCCCGCTTTGCGGAAAAGGGCGACGAGCCGTACTACCCCGTGAACACGGCGGAGGACCGGAAAAAGCTGCTTGCATACCGGGACCTCGCAAAGGGCGAAACGGACGTCCTCTTCGGCGGACGGCTCGGCACCTACAAGTATCTGGACATGCACATGGCGATCGGCTCGGCATTGTCGATGTACGACAATAAGATCAAGCCCCACTTCACCGGTGGAGCGAAACTTGAAAGCGGAGGAGTTGACGCGTGA